The proteins below come from a single Mytilus edulis chromosome 5, xbMytEdul2.2, whole genome shotgun sequence genomic window:
- the LOC139523147 gene encoding uncharacterized protein produces MAEQEFNVGLVFQNLATQVQGLTQKLTANGVNSIVEGFDGSNSEKYSQWIRSIEKYAMITNLGPNDCKMICYQTSVGPVSDFIARWLRETDQVNNNWDNLKTQLNFRYGHIPDASYAFELLNKVNQKIGENVPIFGERILTLATDAFRGQDINQPIVQLQFVNFFINGLYQDYLRMKIMRENPQTLAQAVNSAMAETQLRRKFDLKKNNSNERNITPMDISHYREIGVKCNNCNRFGHKAKYCRDKTKFHVNTVSSRAELHVPRGNFNDNTIGNNANTYPRRFNSVQNKSDSTGQQRRTFFCWNCGKPGHYERNCRARSNEQFRKPRENLN; encoded by the exons ATGGCTGAACAAGAATTTAATGTAGGgttagtttttcaaaatttagcaACACAAGTTCAAGGTCTTACTCAAAAATTAACAGCAAACGGTGTCAATTCGATAGTTGAAGGCTTTGACGGttcaaattcagaaaaatattCTCAATGGATTCGATCTATAGAAAAATATGCAATGATTACAAATTTAGGTCCGAATGATTGTAAAATGATATGTTATCAAACATCTGTAGGGCCAGTAAGCGATTTCATTGCTAGGTGGTTAAGAGAAACTGATCAGGTGAATAATAATTGGGATAATCTAAAAACTCAATTGAATTTTCGTTATGGGCATATTCCTGATGCATCATATGCATTTGAACTTTTGAACAAGGTTAATCAAAAAATTGGCGAAAATGTTCCCATATTTGGAGAACGAATTTTAACGTTAGCAACAGATGCTTTTAGAGGGCAAGATATCAATCAACCAATAGTTCAACTTCAATTCGTTAACTTTTTCATAAATGGGTTGTATCAGGAttatttgagaatgaaaataatGCGTGAAAATCCACAAACTTTGGCTCAAGCAGTAAACTCGGCAATGGCTGAAACACAATTAAGACGAAAATTTGACTTAAAGAAAAATAACAGTAATGAGCGTAATATAACTCCAATGGACATATCGCATTACCGAGAAATAGGTGTGAAATGTAACAATTGTAACAGATTTGGCCATAAGGCAAAATATTGTCGGGATAAAACTAAATTTCATGTCAACACAGTAAGTTCGCGTGCCGAATTACATGTACCCCGAGgcaattttaatgacaatacgATAG GTAATAATGCAAATACATATCCTAGAAGGTTTAATTCTGTACAAAACAAGTCTGACTCGACAGGACAACAAAGAAGAACATTCTTCTGTTGGAACTGTGGTAAACCAGGTCATTATGAAAGAAATTGTAGGGCAAgatcaaatgaacaatttaggAAACCGAGGGAAAATTTAAACTAA
- the LOC139523146 gene encoding uncharacterized protein — MMRSYRDSSGSSSSSSEEGYDSPYVGGTLKIIPSSTCLWNMVCLDSVGVIYSDEYFPSPLDVVDFIFEKTGNFGPLKEKYKEHVRNAQDSMSFSMSVKELLQLTTDIRESVLIPVSKQIEKDLGNLHQLEFRHKLDSADPINFINAVQVMIAYQDAHCFDRKGYRKSVGGVPEDMFVDMVKEFSKLCRLLPLPGSAFIGNTEICLDKRVQVTAKSDIILVPGAYSVDILSKTVTGKRRKPHVVSVVEVKNLEHSVNKNHIGMAQEKRRHSNACSEANGNKMSVHAEKPIYQWFSPDILAKHGGDLLLLDQFFTGQLDGTDGLREYRPGVIVVGTEVTFTVLEIKTGHLTDVKNKLCEGGQATIFYSKPRDLLLKEDRDVLVEAFTRLNNCKVD, encoded by the exons ATGATGAGATCATACAGAGACAGCAGTGGTTCGTCCTCAAGTTCATCGGAAGAAGGTTATGATTCACCATATGTTGGTGGAACATTGAAGATTATACCCTCCTCAACATGTCTTTGGAATATGGTTTGTCTTGATTCAGTGGGGGTGATTTACAGTGATGAATATTTTCCATCACCCTTAGAtgttgttgattttatttttgagaAAACTGGCAATTTTGGACCactgaaagaaaaatataaagagCATGTAAGGAATGCACAGGATAGTATGTCCTTCAGCATGTCTGTTAAAGAACTACTTCAATTAACCACGGATATTCGTGAAAGTGTACTAATTCCAGTGTCCAAACAAATAGAGAAAGATTTGGGCAATCTTCATCAGTTAGAATTCAG GCACAAATTAGATAGTGCAGATCCTATTAATTTCATCAATGCTGTTCAAGTAATGATAGCCTATCAGGATGCCCATTGTTTTGATAGAAAAGGATATAGAAAATCTGTTGGTGGTGTGCCAGAAGATATGTTTGTGGATATGGTCAAAGAATTCTCTAAATTGTGTAGACTGCTGCCTCT aCCAGGTTCAGCATTCATTGGGAACACAGAGATTTGTCTGGACAAGAGAGTTCAAGTTACAGCAAAGTCAGATATAATTTTAGTACCAGGAGCTTATTCTGTTGACATCCTTTCAAAGACTGTTACAGGAAAAAGAAGAAAGCCTCATGTTGTGTCAGTTGTAGAG gtTAAGAACTTAGAACATTCAGTCAATAAAAACCATATTGGAATGGCACAAGAAAAAAGAAGACATTCAAATGCATGTAGTGAAGCTAATGGAAATAAAATGTCTGTTCATGCTGAGAAGCCAATATATCAATGGTTTAGCCCAGATATATTGGCAAAACATGGAGGAGACTTACTCTTACTTGACCAGTTCTTCACAGGACAACTGGATGGAACAGATGGCCTGAGAGAGTATCGCCCTGGGGTTATAGTAGTTGGAACTGAA GTAACATTTACAGTGCTAGAAATCAAGACTGGTCATTTGACTGATGTAAAGAATAAACTATGTGAAGGTGGTCAAGCTACAATATTCTACTCCAAACCAAGAGACTTATTACTCAAGGAAGATCGTGATGTATTGGTGGAGGCATTCACTAGACTAAATAATTGTAAGGTTGACTGA
- the LOC139524975 gene encoding uncharacterized protein, translated as MKRKRTKSVCCKFCDFESNESRRKLPKNDDSEDRKKGDNKKLRYVAKQDSKNNIHFKVRQTFFLPFDPECMAITKDETVWIADTQKLIEVDLKNGMKKLNEFSNVHCIDLSLSSKHELYGVFDNQIRKVTRMGIDKKVCDFSPYMPITFNITQRDEIVASLKIDPSKRSSRIRKPASKFVVLGLNGKVKDEYIFDISRGLIGVRCNSLLKAASNGFIYYTYQPLEDDSKIKMVNKWKEIVWEYPASGPKAKEFIPNELIETRLGYLIIADRGGNTLHILDLNGRVIDVIDVTQFGLTRPGLLVLDNDGYLWVEGLSSVNDEESILCVLEFGGC; from the coding sequence ATGAAAAGAAAACGAACTAAATCAGTATGTTGTAAATTTTGTGACTTTGAATCAAACGAAAGTCGACGAAAGCTACCGAAGAACGATGACAGCGAAGATCGGAAGAAAGGTGACAATAAGAAATTAAGGTACGTTGCCAAACAAGACAGCAAGAACAATATACATTTCAAGGTCAgacagacattttttttaccttttgatcCCGAATGCATGGCAATAACAAAAGACGAGACAGTGTGGATAGCAGACACACAGAAACTGATAGAAGTGGACCTAAAAAATGGAATGAAAAAGTTGAATGAGTTTtcaaatgtacattgtattgaCTTGAGTCTTAGTTCAAAACACGAATTATACGGAGTATTTGATAATCAAATCCGTAAAGTAACTAGAATGGGTATTGATAAGAAAGTATGCGACTTTTCGCCGTACATGCCTATTACATTTAACATTACACAACGTGATGAAATTGTTGCTTCATTAAAGATTGACCCAAGTAAAAGGTCTTCCAGAATTAGGAAGCCGGCATCAAAGTTTGTTGTCCTTGGATTGAACGGAAAAGTCAAAGACgaatatatttttgacatttcgCGTGGTCTTATAGGAGTTAGATGCAATTCTTTATTAAAAGCTGCATCAAATGGTTTTATTTATTACACCTATCAACCATTAGAAGATGACAGCAAAATAAAAATGGTTAATAAATGGAAAGAAATTGTTTGGGAATATCCTGCGTCTGGGCCAAAGGCCAAGGAATTCATTCCCAACGAATTGATCGAAACTCGACTAGGTTACCTTATAATAGCAGACAGAGGCGGGAATACTTTGCACATCCTTGATCTGAATGGACGTGTTATTGACGTTATTGATGTCACACAGTTTGGACTTACTCGACCAGGTCTTCTTGTCCTTGATAATGACGGATACCTCTGGGTGGAAGGTCTGTCTTCTGTCAATGACGAGGAATCCATTTTGTGTGTTTTAGAATTTGGAGGCTGCTAA